In the Gossypium arboreum isolate Shixiya-1 chromosome 10, ASM2569848v2, whole genome shotgun sequence genome, one interval contains:
- the LOC108460795 gene encoding U-box domain-containing protein 1-like, which translates to MGSSIFLQSNSLLESLIHLSNEVSSIEKLPSIQVRNVSTMLRRIKVLTSLFEEIQESNNPMLPPSSVLCLSELFSVIRRVKSTMEGCKNGSSLWGLIQTERLSNQFHVFVKEIARALDILPLSLLTVTVDIKEQIELLHRQAKRVELYVDPQEIQTRDVLLTLMASEKTMFDVETVKHVFNSVGLKTVLDYEEEMSKLEDEVHKQAGTGGLIVVSNINNLISLVSYAKSMVFNEESEENDVRQVSGSVSKNTSVSFNVPDEFRCPISLDLMKDPVIVASGHTYDRSSIAQWINTGHYTCPKSGQRLIHMALIPNYALKSLLHQWCQENNIPLTECSSNAESEKKMCEKVVDHISATKVAIDSVKRTAEFVVGKLAMGSVDIQRQAAYELRLLAKTGMDNRRIIAEAGAIPFLVTLLSSNDPRTQENAVTALLNLSIFDNNKVLIMAAGAIKNIVDVLESGKTMEARENAAAAIFSLSMIDDFKVAIGAHSQAIPALVGLLREGTTTGKRDAAMALCNLALYNANKPKTVAAGAVPLLIELLMDDKAGITDDALGVLALLLSCPQGLEAVKKSRPLVPLLIDLLRFGSAKGKENSIMLLLGLCKDGGEEVARRLLINPRSIPSLQSLATDGSPKARRKAEALLRLLNRCCSQSHNPVGL; encoded by the coding sequence ATGGGTTCTTCTATTTTTTTGCAATCAAATTCTTTGTTAGAATCATTGATTCATTTATCGAATGAAGTGAGTTCAATCGAAAAGCTTCCGTCGATACAAGTACGTAACGTTTCAACAATGTTACGAAGAATCAAAGTTCTTACATCATTGTTCGAAGAAATTCAAGAATCAAACAACCCGATGTTGCCACCGTCATCAGTGTTATGTCTCAGCGAGCTTTTCTCGGTGATACGACGAGTTAAATCGACGATGGAAGGGTGTAAAAACGGTAGTTCATTATGGGGACTTATTCAGACAGAGAGATTGTCTAATCAATTTCATGTCTTTGTTAAAGAAATTGCAAGAGCATTAGATATTTTGCCATTGAGTTTACTTACTGTTACAGTTGATATTAAAGAACAAATTGAGCTTCTTCATAgacaagctaaaagagttgaaTTATATGTAGATCCTCAAGAGATTCAAACAAGAGATGTTCTTCTTACATTAATGGCTTCCGAAAAAACCATGTTTGATGTTGAGACGGTGAAACATGTTTTTAACAGTGTTGGATTGAAGACAGTATTGGATTATGAAGAAGAAATGTCAAAGCTGGAAGATGAAGTTCATAAACAAGCAGGTACTGGAGGTTTAATTGTGGTTTCAAATATAAACAATTTGATATCACTTGTTTCTTATGCTAAATCTATGGTTTTTAATGAAGAAAGTGAAGAAAATGATGTTAGACAGGTTTCGGGTTCAGTGAGTAAGAACACGTCAGTGTCGTTTAATGTTCCGGATGAGTTTCGGTGTCCGATATCGCTCGATTTGATGAAAGATCCGGTGATTGTGGCGTCGGGGCATACATATGATCGGAGTTCGATAGCTCAATGGATTAATACAGGACATTATACGTGTCCTAAGAGCGGACAAAGGTTAATTCATATGGCTTTGATACCAAACTATGCGTTAAAAAGCTTGTTGCATCAGTGGTGTCAAGAGAATAATATTCCGTTAACGGAATGCTCGTCAAATGCAGAGTCGGAGAAAAAGATGTGCGAGAAAGTCGTCGATCATATTTCCGCTACCAAAGTGGCGATTGATTCTGTTAAAAGAACTGCAGAGTTTGTGGTAGGGAAATTGGCGATGGGTTCCGTTGATATTCAAAGACAAGCAGCTTACGAGTTACGGTTGCTTGCGAAAACTGGGATGGATAACCGTAGGATAATTGCTGAGGCGGGAGCTATACCGTTTCTTGTTACGCTGCTGAGCTCTAATGATCCAAGAACCCAGGAAAACGCTGTTACTGCATTGCTTAATCTTTCGATTTTTGACAACAATAAAGTCTTGATCATGGCGGCCGGAGCTATCAAGAATATAGTTGATGTTCTCGAATCAGGAAAAACGATGGAGGCACGAGAAAATGCAGCAGCTGCGATTTTTAGCTTGTCGATGATAGATGATTTCAAGGTAGCTATCGGAGCTCATTCTCAAGCAATCCCAGCCCTCGTTGGGCTCCTTAGAGAAGGAACAACGACCGGAAAACGGGACGCTGCAATGGCATTATGCAACCTTGCGCTTTACAATGCTAACAAACCGAAAACCGTGGCTGCCGGGGCTGTTCCGTTGCTTATTGAACTGTTGATGGATGATAAAGCAGGTATAACAGATGATGCATTGGGTGTTTTGGCCTTGCTTTTAAGTTGCCCACAAGGGCTCGAAGCTGTTAAAAAGAGTAGACCTTTGGTGCCTCTTCTTATCGATCTTTTGAGATTCGGGTCGGCCAAAGGGAAGGAAAACTCGATAATGCTTTTGCTCGGATTGTGCAAAGACGGCGGAGAGGAAGTTGCAAGACGGCTTTTGATAAACCCGAGAAGCATTCCTTCGCTTCAAAGCTTGGCTACTGATGGTTCACCTAAAGCTAGAAGAAAAGCCGAAGCGTTGCTTAGATTACTCAACCGATGCTGCTCACAATCTCATAATCCTGTCGGATTGTAA
- the LOC108466645 gene encoding LOB domain-containing protein 21-like isoform X2, which produces MRSHEPRSTSSCAACKLLKRRCSPTCIFAPYFRSDEPKKFAKVHKVFGASNVSKILIEVPEEQREDTVNSLVYEAEARLRDPVYGCIGAIALLQRKMIELQHDLALARARLARYAANYSTGVAGTELDRLTMTGLGMKLRICYNIYIVFGDEGKKVFGGLNKIINL; this is translated from the exons ATGAGGAGCCATGAGCCACGTTCCACTTCCTCTTGTGCAGCTTGCAAGCTCTTGAAAAGGAGGTGCAGTCCCACCTGCATTTTTGCACCCTATTTCCGGTCCGACGAGCCGAAGAAATTCGCGAAGGTCCATAAGGTTTTCGGAGCTAGCAACGTCAGCAAGATCTTGATCGAGGTTCCCGAAGAACAGCGTGAGGACACCGTGAACTCCTTGGTTTACGAAGCTGAGGCAAGGCTTCGTGACCCTGTCTATGGTTGCATAGGTGCCATAGCCTTGTTGCAAAGGAAGATGATCGAGCTTCAACACGATTTGGCCCTTGCGAGAGCTCGTTTGGCTCGGTACGCTGCGAACTACTCAACTGGTGTTGCTGGTACGGAACTTGACCGGCTTACCATGACGGGTTTAG GGATGAAGCTAAGAATTTGTTACAACATCTACATCGTATTCGGGGATGAAGGGAAAAAAGTTTTTGGAGGtctaaataaaatcataaatttataa
- the LOC108466645 gene encoding LOB domain-containing protein 21-like isoform X1, which yields MRSHEPRSTSSCAACKLLKRRCSPTCIFAPYFRSDEPKKFAKVHKVFGASNVSKILIEVPEEQREDTVNSLVYEAEARLRDPVYGCIGAIALLQRKMIELQHDLALARARLARYAANYSTGVAGTELDRLTMTGLGEFLVACGGFMDSFNQSSSYQVNQDAHMYDLTQIPYVYHDQL from the coding sequence ATGAGGAGCCATGAGCCACGTTCCACTTCCTCTTGTGCAGCTTGCAAGCTCTTGAAAAGGAGGTGCAGTCCCACCTGCATTTTTGCACCCTATTTCCGGTCCGACGAGCCGAAGAAATTCGCGAAGGTCCATAAGGTTTTCGGAGCTAGCAACGTCAGCAAGATCTTGATCGAGGTTCCCGAAGAACAGCGTGAGGACACCGTGAACTCCTTGGTTTACGAAGCTGAGGCAAGGCTTCGTGACCCTGTCTATGGTTGCATAGGTGCCATAGCCTTGTTGCAAAGGAAGATGATCGAGCTTCAACACGATTTGGCCCTTGCGAGAGCTCGTTTGGCTCGGTACGCTGCGAACTACTCAACTGGTGTTGCTGGTACGGAACTTGACCGGCTTACCATGACGGGTTTAGGTGAGTTCCTAGTTGCTTGTGGTGGATTCATGGATAGTTTTAACCAAAGTTCATCATATCAAGTGAACCAAGATGCACATATGTATGATCTTACCCAAATTCCATATGTATATCATGATCAACTTTGA
- the LOC108466632 gene encoding uncharacterized protein LOC108466632, protein MGSHSIITSISSAPPSLPLRSVPEVVAFSGHLSHRKTRGLLLYPQTANAFSSPLLVHAPVVFPFSKDLFNRKMRGLEVVTRAGANTSSYVFAAVFPLSLLAITIFTSIKIADKLDEDFLEDISINQAVKEAEDEGDDGDDGGDGDDDAISLEEIVQEPVLPRTRNRPKREV, encoded by the exons ATGGGGAGTCACTCAATCATCACCAGTATTAGCTCAGCCCCACCTTCACTCCCTCTCCGTTCTGTTCCGGAGGTCGTTGCATTCTCCGGCCACCTATCTCACCGGAAAACGAGAGGGCTCCTTCTCTATCCACAGACCGCAAATGCATTCTCCAGTCCACTCCTCGTGCATGCTCCGGTAGTTTTTCCATTCTCCAAAGACCTGTTTAACCGGAAAATGAGAGGATTAGAGGTGGTGACACGTGCGGGTGCCAACACCAGCAGCTACGTGTTCGCGGCAGTGTTCCCGCTCTCACTTCTAGCTATCACCATCTTTACTTCCATCAAGATTGCTGATAAGCTCGACGAAGACTTCCTAGAAGAT ATCTCTATAAATCAAGCAGTAAAGGAGGCAGAGGACGAGGGTGATGATGGTGATGATGGTGGTGATGGTGATGATGATGCTATTTCATTGGAGGAAATAGTGCAAGAACCAGTGCTTCCACGTACTCGAAATCGGCCCAAGAGGGAAGTGTAA